The sequence CGGGGCGTGCTCCGGCGTGTTAGGTGTACCGGACGCGCACAGCCCATCGGTGCATTGACGACCTAGGCGTTGGTGATTTGCGCGCATAACTCGATTTATCGCGCGCGCAGATGCACGCTCTGTTCGACACCTGCCGCGCCGTCAATGCTCCGCCGTTGGAGTGCGTGACGGGTGATTCCAAAGGAGCCTAAGGCGGCAGCCCAATCCAGTCGGTGAGCGGGGCAACTGTGACGGTTATGGAGCATGGGTACCAGAATCCTGCGGCCGTGGCCGGTGAGGTTTGATCGAAGTGCGCCGACGGAGAGTTTGCTGGGATGACGCGGCGCCGCAGGCGTGCACGACGAAACCGTGTTCGTCGCTCTCTGTGGGCGAACCTCCTTCGGCGGGTTTGCCAGGACCGCTCTCTGCACTATTGTCCCGTCACCCGTCGAGGGACTTGAAACGTGTTGCAATAACGATGTTATTCAGCAAACTGCAGATTTGGCTCTTTACTGCATCTGAGCACCGTGTAATACTCAAAAAACGACCATCCAGCTATCTAGTACTTGCGAGGGAACGCGTTACGAAAAGCTACTCGCGAGTAGCTTTTGTCGTGAACTAGGTAGTTCAGTCTGAAAATTTTCTGATACGGGATCGAGAAGTCTATGACCAGCGCAACGTCGCCGACTCGAAGATTGCCGATCGCCACCGTTGGGTGGTGGATTTGCGGTGACAATTGAATTTGCCAGCGTTTCCTCTCGTGCGGAGCGACCATGTTGGATACCGTCGCCCGCCGTGGAGGAGACGACTGCCGGGCCGCCGACGAATCGCTTGCCGGGGCTCGATGATGTGGAGCAGGAATGCTGGCAGGAGTTCCTGAACGCATCGGCTCGACTGGTGGACATGCTAAGCCGGCGACTTCTCGCGGAGAACCAGCTCACGCTGTGTGAGCCGTCCCGGTAAGTCCGGGGACTGATTTCCTTGAATCACCCCGCCTTCGGTGGGGTGTGCCTGTGATCGTAGTGAAGCGCTTCGACGGCTGCGGGGGTGAAGTCGTCGAGGTAGTCGTGGGGACGTTCGGTGTTGAACCAGTCGACCCATTCGGCGGTGGCGAGTTCGACCTGGCTGACGTCGCGCCACGGGCCTTGCCGATGGATGAGCTCGTTCTTGAACGAACCGACGGTCGTCTCGGCGAGCGCGTTGTCCAGTGCGTCGCCGACCGACCCGACCGAGGGGTCCACTCCTTCGTCGATGAGCCGCTGCGTGAACGCCACCGACGTGTACTGGGCGCTTAAGCGTCGTTGTGCGCAATCAGGCCACGCAGATCGTAGTGCCCCTCTTGAGCCCGAGTGAAGAATGCGTGCTCGAGGGCGTCAAGAACCAGCGGCGTGGTCATCGACCTCGCTGCCCTCCAGCCGAGAATGCGACGGCTGAACGCATCGATCACGAAGGCCACGTAGACAAAACCGCTCCAGGTCGCCACATACGTAAAGTCGGCTACCCACAATCGATTTGGCGTCGGAGCGCAGAAATGGCGATCGACCAGATCCGGGTAACGGGCATGGCTGTCGTCACTGATCGTGGTCTTGTGTTTGGACCCATAGCGGGCCCCCTCCCAGCCCTGGGCGCGCATGATCCGCTCCACCGTGCAACGGGCCACATCGTGGCCCTGGCCGCGCAGCCGGATCCACATCTTGCGTGAGCCCAGGGTCTGCACGAACTTGCCGGTCTTGGCGTCGTTGCGCTGAGTGCTGATGATCTCGACTAGCTCGGCCTCGCGCACCTGGCGGCGCGTCGGGGTCTTGTTGATCCACTCGTAGTAGGTCGACGGGCTGATCGACACCCCGTTGGCCGACAGCACCGCACACATGGGCTCGACACCCCAGCGAAGCCCGGCCCCACCATCAGAGCCGGGCACCTGGTAGTCCTTGTGCTCGGCGATAAACCGAATCACCGTTTCCCGGGCCGGTCGAGCTCGGCCCCGAAGAAAATCGCCGCTGCTTTCAAGATCTCATTGGCGCGGCGCAGTTCAGCGATCTCGCGGCGCAACGCCTTGTTCTCCTGGGCCATCGCCGAGGTCACACCGGGTCGCTGACCGGAATCGACCTGCGAGCCACGAACCCAGGTCCGCAGCGTCTCCGCAGTACCGATTCCCAACATGCCGGCCACCGCGGTGATTGCCGCCCACTCCGAGGGGTACTGCGGGCGGACCTCGGCCACCATCCGCACCGCGCGCTCTCGAAGCTCAGCGGGATACCTGCTTGCACGTCCCATAACTCGAATCCTCCCAAGATCGGGAGTCTCCGGACTTACCGGGACGGCTCAGTTCGACTTCTTGCTGCTGGACATCCTTAACAGGGAGCCTGGTGGGTGGGCGCGGATGGGTGACTTGGCACAGGAGTTGATGGTCAATCGCAGTCGGATCAGCCAACAGGTTCGGCGACTGGAGTCGCAAGGGTTGGTGCGCCGCGCCCGCAGCACGATGGATTTGCGAGGTGTGGTCGCCGTCATCACCCGCCAGGGGCGGGCGAAGGTCAAGCCTGCCGCGGAGGCGTATGCACAGGATGTCCGCAGGTACTACCTCGATCAGATGTCGCGTCGGCAGATGATCGCGATGGGCGACGGGTGTCGTCGGATCACTCAGCGGGCGAAGGCTGCGGAGCCGCCAGGGTTTGAGCTGCTCTGAGCCCGGTTGGTTCATCCTGTTCGCTTATCTAAATATTACTTCAATACGACGGCTAGCTCCTGGCCTGTGACTAATGCCCAGGCGCGCTGCGCTGCTGGTTGTGGTGCTTTTCGCGAATTACTTGTGCCTTGCGTGCGCACTGTCAATGGGTCCTGCAGCGGTTTGCCATGCGGAGACCGTGAGGGCGGCAGCGCGGAGGCGACGATCCGTCAGATACTCGACGCGTGTCAAATGCTCACTCAGGAAATAGTTGCAGGTCATGAGTCTATAACGCGTCCCGTCCCGGTCGTCGTCAGATTTATGAACGTGTTCTAATCAATTTCCATAATATTTCCAAATGCAATTGTGTCGATCGCAAGTATATGTTGCTGGAGTCCCTGATGATGGGGGCTGATCAGCTATTTTCGCTCATTATTGGATTGCGGAGAATCGCCAGCCGCGAACGGATCATTCAACCACGCCCGAAACCTGTAGGAACCTGAGTTCTTCTGAGGTAATTTCTCATTTCGGCCCACATAAAGGGCCTTTCGAACCTTGTACCCGTTGAACTGAAGGTGAGCTCTGAGGAGATGGCAATGCCGTTAGCAATTCGTCCCTACGCCACCGCCGGTGTCGCGATCGTGGGCGCCGGCCTCGTCGCAGTCACACCGGCGGCCGCGCCACTGCCCGAACGGGTCGATACCGCGTCCCCTGTCGTGCAGCTCACCGGGGCGTGGGAGGACGTGTTCAACGCCGCCTCGGCGAATCTGACCACGATGATGAACAACTGGTATCTGGCTCCCAGTGTGGGGATGCAGCAGTTCATGGCCAACCAGATGGGCTACTGGGACCAACTGCTCAACGACCCGGCCGGCTCCACCAACGCGATCAACGAGCAGATCCAGCTGTATCTCAATGCGGTGATCACCGGGTTCACGATGCAGGACATGACCGCCGAAACCCGCGCCACGGTCCTCAACCACGCCATGGACGACGCCCATAACCTGATGTTTGGGCAGGTCGCAGGCTACTTGCCGCCCGATATCGACCCCAACATGGTCCTGCCGATCATCGACTGGTTGGGCTCTCCACAAAGTGCGGTCCTAATGGGGATGCTGGGCCCGGGCATCAGTCCGTGGATCGCGTTGATGAACAGCATCACCGACGGTGACAGCTTCGGCGACACCCTGACGAATATGGGCGGGGCCTTCTTCA is a genomic window of Mycolicibacter heraklionensis containing:
- the gjpA gene encoding outer membrane porin GjpA translates to MPLAIRPYATAGVAIVGAGLVAVTPAAAPLPERVDTASPVVQLTGAWEDVFNAASANLTTMMNNWYLAPSVGMQQFMANQMGYWDQLLNDPAGSTNAINEQIQLYLNAVITGFTMQDMTAETRATVLNHAMDDAHNLMFGQVAGYLPPDIDPNMVLPIIDWLGSPQSAVLMGMLGPGISPWIALMNSITDGDSFGDTLTNMGGAFFNGATLNLDALLPMINDAGFFPAGMTMEHLDFAFGGLLSTGAAQVGPYEVLGAGGQIAASVPAVGGSLFQSVGLEFSGVPILGTLELDSAAIGPIAAWQAWGQTVGALLGSGWDGKGAVVVTPPLAGTDLPLLATDALDDGGMSAAATDWLQDLFTAS
- a CDS encoding MarR family winged helix-turn-helix transcriptional regulator, producing MPATAVIAAHSEGYCGRTSATIRTARSRSSAGYLLARPITRILPRSGVSGLTGTAQFDFLLLDILNREPGGWARMGDLAQELMVNRSRISQQVRRLESQGLVRRARSTMDLRGVVAVITRQGRAKVKPAAEAYAQDVRRYYLDQMSRRQMIAMGDGCRRITQRAKAAEPPGFELL